The sequence AGCTCTACGGCAATCCGACCTTCGGCCTGCAGGTCACCGGCAATTCCAACTCGATCCGCGCCTGGTGGCTGCCGCTGCGCAAGGCCGGCGCCACCGCGCGCGCGATGCTGGTGCAGGCCGCCGCCAGCCAATGGGGCGTCGAGCCTGCAAGCTGCACCGCGTCGAAGGGCGAGGTCGCGCATGCCGCAAGCGGCCGCAAGCTCGCTTACGGCGAACTGGCGCTCGCCGCGCAGGGCCAGACGCCGCCGAAGGACGTTGCCATCAAGGATCCCCGGGATTTCGTCCTCATCGGACAGCCGTTGAAGCGGCTCGACACGCCCGACAAGGTCAACGGCAAGGCCGTTTACGGCATCGACGCGATCCTGCCCGGCATGAAGTTCGCGACCGTGGCCGCCTGCCCGGTGTTCGGCGGCAAGGTCGGCAAGGTCGACGACAGCGCTGCGGTGAAGCTGCCCGGCGTGCGCAAGGTCGTGGTGCTCGACGACATGGTCGCCGTGATCGGCGATCACATGTGGGCGGCGAAGAAGGGCCTCGAAGCACTCAAGATCGAGTGGAACGAGGGTCCCAACGCGAAGATCACCACGAAAGACATCTGGGACGATCTGCGCAAGGCCAGCCAGAAGGACGGCGCGGTCGCCAAGTCCGACGGCGACATCGCCAAGGCGCTCGCCAGCGGCGACAGGTTCGAGGCGGCCTACGAACTGCCCTTCCTGGCGCACGCCTCGATGGAGCCGATCAACGCCACCGTGCACGTGAAGCCCGACTCCTGCGAGATCTGGACCGGCACGCAGATCATGACGCGCGTCCAGTCGGAGGCGGCGAAGGCCGCTGGGCTTCCCGTCGACAAGGTGATCGTCAACAACCACCTGCTCGGCGGCGGTTTCGGCCGCAAGCTCGAGCCTGATATGGTGATCGCGGCGGTCAAGATCGCAAAACAGGTCGACTACCCCGTGAAGGTGGTGTGGACCCGCGAGGAGGACATCCAGCACGACGTCTACCGCCCCGTCTATCGCGACCAGATCACGGCGTCGCTGGTCGACGGCAAGGTCGCGGGCTGGAAGTACAAGGTCGCCGGCTCCGCCGTGCTGGCGCGCTGGCTGCCGCCGGCGTTCCAGAAGGGCATCGACATCGACGCAATCGACGCAGCGGTGGATGCGCCCTACGACTTCGCCAACTTCCACGTCGAATATGTTCGCGCCGAGCCGCTGTCGGTGCCAACAGGCTTCTGGCGCGGCGTCGGCCCCAACAACAACGTGTTCGCGGTCGAATGCGCGATGGACGAGCTCGCGCGCAAGGCAGGCAAGGACCCGATCGAGTTCCGCAAGTCCATGCTGACCAAGAACCCGCGCATGCTCGCGGTGCTGGGCCAGGTCGCGGAGAAATCCGGCTGGGGGCAGCCACTGCCGCCCCGCGTCGGCCGCGGCGTCTGCGTGCAGCCCTCATTCGCGAGCTTCATCGCGACCGTGGTCGAAGCCGAGATCGACGACATCGGCGAGATCACGCTTCGCCGCGTCACCTCGGTGGTCGACACCGGCATCGCTGTGAACCCCGACACGGTGAAGGCGCAGATCGAGGGCGGCCTGATCTTCGGTCTCACCGCCGCGCTCTATGGCGAGATCACCATCGACAAGGGCCGCGTGCAGCAATCCAACTTCCACGACTACCGCATGATGCGCATCAACGAGACACCGAAGATCGAGGTGATCGTCGTGAAAAGCGGCGAGCCCCCCGGCGGCATCGGCGAAGCCGGCGTCAACGCCGGACCGCCGGCGCTGCGCAACGCGATTTACGCGGCAACCGGCGTGGCGCTGCGGCGCCTGCCCATCGATCGGAAACTGTTGGCTGCGGGGAAGAAGGCATGAGCGGCAAGATGCGTATCCTCGGAAGCCTCGTCGTAGTTGCCATCGTGGTGGCGGGACTCGCGGTCTGGATCATCCGCGGGCCCGGCCCGCTCGACTTCGCCGGCGGCACCAAGGTGGCGCTGGCAGATTACCGCGCCGGCAAGCCCACGGGCGTGCCGGCCAGGCTGGAGAAGGCTGGCATCGTCGAACGCGGCGAATATCTCGCCAAGGCAGCCGACTGCATGGTCTGCCACACCAAGCCGGGCGAGAAGGACTATTCCGGCGGTCTCGCCTTCAAGC is a genomic window of Bradyrhizobium sp. CB1717 containing:
- a CDS encoding xanthine dehydrogenase family protein molybdopterin-binding subunit, whose product is MIAHNNLSRRTLLTGGLATGFVLAFHLPLRAAVNEPVQPRDTTEGRFAPNAFIRIDETGRTVLMMPQVEMGQGTYTSISAVLAEELDADWSKVEVQHAPPNDKLYGNPTFGLQVTGNSNSIRAWWLPLRKAGATARAMLVQAAASQWGVEPASCTASKGEVAHAASGRKLAYGELALAAQGQTPPKDVAIKDPRDFVLIGQPLKRLDTPDKVNGKAVYGIDAILPGMKFATVAACPVFGGKVGKVDDSAAVKLPGVRKVVVLDDMVAVIGDHMWAAKKGLEALKIEWNEGPNAKITTKDIWDDLRKASQKDGAVAKSDGDIAKALASGDRFEAAYELPFLAHASMEPINATVHVKPDSCEIWTGTQIMTRVQSEAAKAAGLPVDKVIVNNHLLGGGFGRKLEPDMVIAAVKIAKQVDYPVKVVWTREEDIQHDVYRPVYRDQITASLVDGKVAGWKYKVAGSAVLARWLPPAFQKGIDIDAIDAAVDAPYDFANFHVEYVRAEPLSVPTGFWRGVGPNNNVFAVECAMDELARKAGKDPIEFRKSMLTKNPRMLAVLGQVAEKSGWGQPLPPRVGRGVCVQPSFASFIATVVEAEIDDIGEITLRRVTSVVDTGIAVNPDTVKAQIEGGLIFGLTAALYGEITIDKGRVQQSNFHDYRMMRINETPKIEVIVVKSGEPPGGIGEAGVNAGPPALRNAIYAATGVALRRLPIDRKLLAAGKKA